In a genomic window of Vigna angularis cultivar LongXiaoDou No.4 chromosome 6, ASM1680809v1, whole genome shotgun sequence:
- the LOC108342949 gene encoding probable transcription factor KAN3, with protein sequence MKNSKKTGVRKYQKSENPRLRWTPELHEYFVEVVEEATPKSILQMMHVKGLRISHIKSHLQMYRNLKGHTFLSSMHKEMEGNEDGKDLPMCSNCSSQRSQEAKFRASKYEMGIVTQEIRPSENKGLSQTSETDYDLNQEPESCAYIHSETSNEENSRRMKFLDFTFSFSSQLIPTMHGNQERMHFSSPNAADNHAIDSNSVQSHGSNNYINLDLSI encoded by the exons atgaagaatTCTAAGAAAACGGGTGTACGGAAAtaccaaaaatcagaaaatccACGTCTGCGATGGACACCTGAACTCCATGAATACTTTGTAGAAGTTGTGGAAG AGGCAACTCCAAAGAGCATTCTGCAGATGATGCATGTGAAAGGACTAAGAATCTCTCACATTAAAAGCCATCTTCAg ATGTACAGGAACCTGAAGGGGCATACGTTTCTCTCATCAATGCATAAGGAGATGGAAGGGAATGAAGATGGTAAAGATCTTCCAATGTGCTCCAATTGTTCATCCCAAAG aTCACAAGAAGCAAAATTTAGGGCATCAAAATATGAAATGGGAATTGTGACTCAAGAAATTCGACCGTCAGAAAATAAAGGACTTTCACAAACCAGTGAAACAGATTACGATCTAAATCAG GAACCCGAATCTTGTGCATACATACATAGTGAGACgtcaaatgaagaaaatagtAGAAGAATGAAATTTCTTGATTTCACATTCTCTTTTAGCTCTCAACTAATTCCAACCATGCATGGTAATCAAGAGAGGATGCATTTTTCTTCACCAAATGCAGCAGATAATCATGCCATTGATTCTAATTCTGTACAATCTCATGGGAGCAACAACTACATAAATTTAGACCTATCAATATGA